The nucleotide sequence TATAAGTATTAAGAAATTATGAATGTTGAAAAATGATAAGATGATCAGGAACTAGAGCCACTAAAATTTCTGGCAGCTCCAACTAACATGGTAAGCTTGGCTCTACCCCCACCAAAATGCAATGAGCACCATGGCTCAGACTCCCCAGCTGTGTTTGATTCATACTAAAACATGGTATCACATTAATAAAAAACAGATGAGCTTTTTGCTTGAGAATTGATGTTCATAAAAAAACATATCAAGTTAATATTAAATACAGCAACACCCTGTCATTGTTTACAGTTGTATCCGACAATTTTAATAGCAAATTATAGATTATGGATACAAAACTATTTGAACGTGTTCCTTGTCAGAACAACAAGCATAACATTATTCTTTTAATAAGTTGTTGAAGATATGGAAGATATTCTAAAATGATGAAAACCAAATTGCGATCATTGTACAACATAGAAGTTTAGCCCAGATGTTACCAAacttttgaaagaaaatttaactttaaattacAGCCAGTAAAAGTTTTATAGTAGAACTACATGCACAAGTGATATTGTTTTTGTGGACATCAACGACCAAAACACATCTAGATGTTTGATATAGCCCGTTCTTACTTCTCATTGTTAATTTTTAacagatttgattatttcatgccAAACATGGGTAAACAagactttttaaaaaatgatttaatatagTGTTATGCACTGGGAATTATCATGCAACCTCTGTTATCTCACATGCAAAGTTTGGGAATGCCTGCCTCGGCTATTATATTTGAAGATGTATGAGTATTCGATACAGTGGTAATAAGTGTTGCAAGTATATGATATTTGATACATTACAAACTACtttcttatatttatttaatttggtTGCATGATAAGACGTAAAGTCAGTTCCTTGTCATCAGATATTTCAGCATCAGACTCGTCTGAAAAAATGTCTCTCAAAATCTCAGTATCTTGTACATCCTGATCGGCGATTGTGACATGAACAATTCCGAGAGGACAGAGAAAATGATGTCCAAGTTTTCTTTTTACATCTTTCACTGTACACAAAGACAACATGTGTAGGAGCACTACTTTGTCACTTGCCTCAAAAACTTCATCATTGAAGGTCACAATATCTCCATCAATCGGTTCCTTCGCCATTTTAAAATACTTGTGCCCATAAACCCTTTTGTTAGTTTCTTTAATGAGTGTAGGAGGGAGATCATCATTTGTACCTTGAAATCCTATTCCAGTAACATAATaaacattttgattttgacTGCGTTTGGGTCCACTTGCAACACGAATGAATTTATAAGCTTCTTCGTGGGTTGGGTCACCCAGTTCACTATAATCACTCAACTTTGGGTGGAAAAAATATCCTGTACGAATATCTTTTTCATTGAGATCTGGAGGGTCGTGAACAGAGGGTCCAGGTCTATTGTATCGATAATGTATGGTCCCAGCTCCTACATCAGACAGTGGTACAGAGtctaatatattgttttttggACCTTTTTTAGTCATTTCAAGTCTCGGACTAAACACCTCAGATCCAGCACCAGCAGTGCTTGCACCTGTTCCCATTGTGATGCAATGTACCAGTAACTGTAACTTCTATAACTTAATGatagaaaaaatattacttCGGTATTGAATTGATTTTCAAGAGTTAAATCAGATAAAGTCGGAAAGTGAAGACTTTATCACTAATCTTGTGTAGTTTGGTACCTAACGGACTtttagtgggcgtagcataacaattttttcacctgtcaatcctaacccccacctgactacgccatccaaaaattacgtcactgcgacctCACAATCATGTCATAAAGCGTGTCAAAGTGTAACTATGATATAGAACTCACTAACGACAGCGATCTTTCTCATATCGAAATCGTTGCAGcgagaaaatgagagaaatagcTAGCTCGATcttttgcgcgtcttggatgacagttcgtatagtttgaagagCTCTATTAAATAGTTTATAGTAGAACTACATGCACAAGTGATATTGTTTTTGTGGACATCAACGACCAAAACACATCTGGATGTTCGATATAGCCCGTTCTTACTTCTCATTGTTAATTTTAACAGATTTGATTTTCTCATGCCATGAACATAGGTGAAcaagaattttttaaaaatgatttaatatagTGTTATGCACTGGAAATAATCACGCAACCTCCGTTATCTCACATGCAAAGTTTGGGAATGCCTGCCTCGGCTATTATATTTGAAGATATACGAGTATTACTGTAATACGTcgtgtgacgtaatttttggatgacgcagTCAGGTGGGTGTTAGAATTAACatatgccaaaattgttatgctacgaccactagaagtactttagGTACGAAAGTACACTAGACCCGAATGGTGAATAATTGATCATCCAGTAGTCGCTTTTTCAGCCTTTTTGTGACAccttatttctgtatttacgaTTACAATGCTGGTGTAATTAGCCTATGCATTTTTATCTATGATAGCATGGTGCATTTGTCTGGGTGTAATTTTATACTTGCTCCAAACTTTCAACCTTAATCGAAATTGTTCCCGGCTTCCCTGTTTTCCATATTCATTTTGTGTTGGTTTGCTTAGGACTGTACAACTGTAGGATAATGTTTACTATGTGAGAAAcctaaaaaattgttttgtgttAGACTGTTAGCATTAGAGAATCTAATTACGCTAACTCATTTCTAGATTAATTTATCAAGTATTTATAAACTAAATCGATTGCGTCGTACTAGCATACCTTGCTCAACCTCGAGTTTATAGGCTTATGGTTCTTGACAACAGACATCACAGAATACAACTTAACGTCGACCTTTGACCCGACCGTACACAAACCAtataacagggatggcgaacctttttcaatgaatgggtcaaaaattataattttatcgcggaacagaagagagtgagtcacagatatttaattcacgtttgtatctataagaaacttccgaaacaaatcgtataagctggtgttggtgtagttttgggctctacttatgcagcacttctatcagggacttttcatggcactcggttttatgatattagagtacgaaaacacgcacatgaattaccaaaaacgttgaTGCGTTGAAGGAAGAtgcgttaaattattttacggttctagTGTTTGGAGGTAATTCCGCTTTGATAGTGTTATAACTTTCGATCAGCTTCCAACCACATTAAGCCACTTTTGCACTGCCCCATTGTTGTATCAgatttctagatttttatttcaagtctgaaagtttttgttttcacaacggcattgtagacgagaaactaataaaatgcaaagtagcatctggttctcgtataacccctaaaacagtctgcaaatgcacttccaaaaaagacaggcgttgcgagaaatgaacagatcaattgcattgttatgtcataaacgatgtcaggcccaataactgaataacggtacacagcggtgcatacatgcgtacaagattagggattttgaaaattaccataccggcccaaaaatcaacattttgaacatGAGCCATTGCAGCCCTTCCTGACtgtccaactgacggtacattataatagtttagttattgttagattaatttaaggccggttttatcaatttttatcactgatatgttagcatttattttattttattcgtgccttcgcttggcgggtcacaaataaaacgcggtgggtcactttgtgacccgcgggtcagtggttcgccatccctgccatATAACATAAAATTCCATAATAGCATATACCAATGATacatgtatatatgctcattgcatatACTAATCgcaaatatatttacaacaatTGGCCAGATTTATTAAATTTCTTCGGCTTCTTGAACATATGAAAATTCGTTTCCTCGGAGGTGGGCGCATTGTGCAGACCACGAGAATTAGGAATTTCGAGCAGAATCAGAGCATAGGATATTTTTGGCCTATAAAGCAGAGACAATGGATAACAATGTAACATCtgccgtgttttcccgaaaataagacctaccctgaaaataagacctagcctgaattttgaaaataattttaatataagccctccccctaaaataagacctagtcaataccaataatataattttttgccTAATCCTAGTCCATAGCAAGAAATCCCTCCTCCAAACGATAATTGATAATCTATGTCTGgcagttattggacacgtagtggacataacgatcgtttcaatattatgttgttgttgttgttgttgttgttgttcttgttctttgacacgtttttaaaaagtcgcttttctcttcgaatactggaccaattgctttgaaattttcagtggttgaagataaaatttttctccagaaggctattacttttttttttcgctatgacgtcatcaaaattattgccattgggtggcgctacgtgtccatatatttgagcatagctctcttgttctgaACACAAACGTGTTAATTATGAGTAAATGGATATTGTGgatatttgataaatgaaaatataagacatcccccgaaaataagccctagtggtatttttcggagaaaaaatgaaataagacctaatcttttttttttcgggaaaacacggtatgtATAAAGCGACTATTCAGTTCACTGCATTGTTTGTGGTTAAATTACGCGTACTTTGGATTCAAGTAATGCGCCTGGATAATCCCCCACCTTCcagtataattttatttcgagtCCATAATCGGCagaatagacgataaaataattaataataacaaaataattaaaactgATTACAAAATCAGGAGGGCGAACAAAATCTTGACTAAggttcaaaaatttcaaaacaaatttcgcggaccggcggaccttcaaaattaaccaaaaatgtcatgaacacaaaacataatcaaattatgcaattacgacaaaagtaGGCGGTGCAAAAGAATACAATCTAATctaatgagaaatttgctgctgtctctttgatattatttttttcgttggctttgcgggtttcattgcatcgtttgaaagaattttgGCGCAGACTTTGCACATGGGAAGCGGTACAGTGGTGAAACCTTGCTCCAAATACTCCTTATCATACCAGATCCATATCAACTTTGCTAAAAGGTCGTTTTGGGGCTTGTTGTAAAGTTGAAGAAGCAGTCTCTTCATCTGTCCTGTCAACACCACTAACTTGGTTTTCACCGCTGggtttcttttggaagaactgGATAATACTTTGTTTGTCTCCATTTTACCATCAAACCTAAATATAGGCCTACTGTCAAATTACAGAACGTGCGAACTGCGTTCTCGACAGTTTCCAATCAAATCAAATACCGTACTGTatgtagggatttgttcaaaaagaatttttttaaacaattgtgttaaatccatttttttgtctgttttgttcaaaatggctgcaCTATTTGcaggcgctcccgtagtagGTGGACCAAggtgacggacaccggaacgtagtatgtgtaccggctACCGGGTTAGAGTTAAGGAATAATTGTATTCCAGTTTttctagccaagtgactcccgtagtatttatacctgacctggtacacatactacgttctggtgtccgctatctttgttcacatactcCAGGAGATccgatttttttgtattaaatgtgTTAAAGAACAATGAATGTAAAAAcatgccaagcgcttcttattcgCAATAAATCCTTCGAAACGCCACCAAACCAATATATATGAAGGCCCATACACGCCTTCTCAAGCTTTAGTTCAATGCGTCCGCAAACGTGCAAGATGCAAGCGTTTATAGGATATTACGTGTACGACCCTGCGACGAgaaccaccttgcgaaaattgaaatacgaccgaataaatgagttttcataactttgaaaaactctatcacttcaaccttatgaacaaagtatgctaagcatgAATCAACCGAACAGTtttaaccgtaataatgcctttatttcatgagaaaaatgtcaatacagaaACTCAGAATCACTATTAAggggtcataacagattagttttgACATCATTGCACCAGAGGTGTCTTACAATAAGCATAGCCTGTCTTATCGTTTAAATGAGGTTGCCGCCGATGTAAGTATATATATTCTTCCTTATCGCACCGCACTTGTTTTACCGAAGGCTGCCATTGATTAAATAGGTTTCATGATTTATCTTACCCAAAACGCCTCTCTGGTATCTCGGATAAATATTCCTGTTAAAATCATATGACTTTGGCATAGATACAAACTTGGCGGTAgatgtacgcaatagaagtgaaagtcaaagcaaaaattttcacttacatttttgaaaatataatttcggCAGCTTATGCGGCTACCAGAACGCAACGTTCTGGCGTAGTTTCACGGCGATGCAAgaggtatttcaataaaaacaaaccCTTGTTTTAAAGCAGGGTGTTATTTTAGAATTGCTAAAAAACAAGACCCTAGCTGTGTGCTATCAAACTTCTCCGTTAGGACGATAGCCGCCGTTATGAGGCCATAGACTAGACTTAACGAACATCCAACCGATCAGGGTTTGGAATGGGCAGAGGACCTCTCACCAAGTTTGATTGTTAGACGAATACCGGTCTACGAATCAatgagagttaaaaaaaaaataatcatgaaACTAACGGACATGAcgtcaatactttgtattttgccatttgcttataatatataaattaatattggaaaaatatttggcggaccggcagaACCACTGGATAAAACACGCACACACATACATAAAATCACGGggacataataaaatcaaaagagaaaaaaaaagctatatatattatttaaaagaaaaatatacaaacaaaatggaaaactaaaaatatttcgccTCACCATAACAATAGTTTTGTAAAGATTGCCAAATTAAATACCGAATTTGTTAACAGGAGTGAAATGTACAGAAAAACACTTCTAAAAAGATATCTTCAAGCTGATTACAGTTGGTGTCTCCTGAtgcccaatcagaattgccTAGTTGGATGCATGGAAAAGTGGGCGATTATTAGGGTGAGttcaaatttatcatagatGAATAATCAGTCATTGCAAATTTTATCGAACTAGCTGTTAAATTGATTTGATCATCACGAAACAACATggagaacaaaaaataaatctgcgagtagaatatatattcaataattaGGCTACATATTAGAAAAATACAAACCCTACTATTTTAGAAAGAAattatcatcatcatcatcattttatttatatccatCTGTGTAGGTATGTTTTGATCTATTTTCGTTCTCAATTGGTAGGTCTATTCCAGGAGTCGGCAAattgcggcccgcgggctaaATGCGGTCCGCGTGCCAATTTGTTGTGGCCCTCGAACGATCCGACATTTGATACATAGAACAAAAATGGACCCCAAAGTTaattattgtctctacacggagTTATATGGTAAcaagggttccattacatttgaacccacgtacatttgaacccatggcaattgcacctgtatgctattgcacctatggctttttttttgtttcacggatagttaaacccatactaaccctaacccatgggttttagcacccgcatatagattgaacccgtggttcaaatgtacatgggttcaaatgtacggtcaccggtaACAAGTGTTGCTGTACGACGCTTGTTTTGTAATAGGAAGCGTCGGTTGTACGCCGTTTGAggcaattttgatttttaaaaatttataaatgtcTGGAAAACGGAGGGAAAATCGCGACGAGGGTcgaacattccaaagtgctttaacgagaaaatatttttttcttgcgAAGTCAGCACCGCATATATTGAGGGATTTAATGTTGAACTCGTTACGAAACGTGTCATCGCAAATTCGACCCAGAGAcccgggactgcgccacagctcatctgtgcgacagttCAAAACGTGTAATATACACGTTCGGAAGCTTATATCGATGTGAGCaactttatctaaaatgcattacacttggaataaaTTTCGTACTAGTTTTATTTGGACTGAATCATCATTAGGACGACGTACTGAGGGCAAGTTGCCATAAAACACCATtcttcacattgataa is from Styela clava chromosome 9, kaStyClav1.hap1.2, whole genome shotgun sequence and encodes:
- the LOC144427412 gene encoding uncharacterized protein LOC144427412, with the translated sequence MGTGASTAGAGSEVFSPRLEMTKKGPKNNILDSVPLSDVGAGTIHYRYNRPGPSVHDPPDLNEKDIRTGYFFHPKLSDYSELGDPTHEEAYKFIRVASGPKRSQNQNVYYVTGIGFQGTNDDLPPTLIKETNKRVYGHKYFKMAKEPIDGDIVTFNDEVFEASDKVVLLHMLSLCTVKDVKRKLGHHFLCPLGIVHVTIADQDVQDTEILRDIFSDESDAEISDDKELTLRLIMQPN